CAAGCTTATTGAGTATCAGTTGTCGGTAGTCTTTTGAGTATGCCATATTATATACTGTAGAGGATTTATGTTTCTTTGACTATAGTACAGTAAGATTAACGGTTTCGCTTTCTTGAACAGCATAAACCGGTAAGCTGAACATGATGCTTAATAGCAGTAGTTGACTCCACACTTTTAGGCAGTTGCGCAACATCATGTGGTCAAAATAAGCCGCCATAAGCATCCTTAATTACGCCTTATTGATCCAAAATTCAATAAGCATATTTTCAAATATTATTTACCGTCCAAATAAAGTTGTGCCTCGCCCAAATCTAACGTGCCCTCATAGATAGCACGACCAGTGATGATGCCTTCGATACAATTACCATAAGGTTTTAACAGCTCGATATCTTTCATATCGGTTACGCCGCCTGAAGCAATCACTGGCAATCCACCTTCGCGAGCCAAGTTGACAGTTTGCTCGACATTAACGCCTTGCATCATGCCATCACGGGCGATATCGGTATAGACGATTGATGAGACGCCAACGTCAGCAAAACGTTTGGCAAGCTCTGTGGCTTTGGTGTCGGTGACATTTGCCCAACCATGGGTGGCGACCATGCCATCTTTTGCATCGATACCAACGATAATGTGTCCAGCAAACTCACGGCATGCTTCGGCAACAAAATCCGGATCTTCAACCGCTTTGGTACCAATAATAATATAGGTCAGACCAGCAGTAATATATTGCTCAATGGTTTGCATATTGCGCACACCGCCGCCAAGCTGAATCGGCAGCTTAGGGAAGGCTTTTGCAATATCATGCACCACTTGCTTATGTACCGGAATTCCATCAAATGCCCCATTTAGATCAACCAAATGTAAGCGGCGCGCGCCTTCTTTTACCCAACGTGCCGCCATCGCAACAGGGTCATCAGAAAATACCGTATCGTCTTCCATACGACCTTGTTTTAAGCGCACACACTTGCCATCTTTTAGATCAATAGCAGGGATAATCACAGGGACAGCACACATATAGGATTCCTTATAAAAACAATATTAATAATCAAAACTTGGATGTAGGTTAAATGCTTACAAAAGCCATTTAAACACAAGCTTAATGTAAAAGGTCTAGAACTGCCAATTTAAAAAGACCGCGATACAGTCAATTCACTACAAAAGACGTATAAGCTTCATAATGCTTTAAAAACAATACAAGTACACTAGTCATAAAATCGACTAAGGTTTTCTATTTATTGCAGCAGAAAACAGACAGTCATAACCATAAGTTTTAGCACAAAGGATTACTAGCAATATTGGGTAAATTCGATTACCAACTAGCAATTTTAAGTCAGTTTAGCGTATAATCCTAGGCAAATTTGTATTTGTGCGATAAAACCCGATCGTCTGCTACGTGTAGATGATTTCGCTCAGCATAAGATGGATGACAGCGCGGTATTGATATACTATTAAACGTTTCGCTTAGCAACGGCTGTTACTCAGTCATAATATTTACCCTATAATCATAGGTCATTCAATAGCGCTTGGATAGCTTCTACTCAGTATCCTAAGTCATTTATCTCTCGTTTGTATTTAACCAAATGAATAGCGCTGCTTAAATCTCACAAACATTATGAATTTTAATAAATCGTATGGTAAAACCGTATTTTATCTAACACTATCTCTGTTTGGGATGAGGGTTAGATTGCAGTGTTTTAGTATACACCTTGGTAGCCAGTCGCCACTTTGGTCATTCGAATAAGATATTAACGTGTTGTTAAGGAGTCTAAGGTCAGCGTTAATACTCTTACTAGTAGTCATGAAGTGTCATTATTAGAAAACCTTATCGCTGTCTTTTTATAAGATATGATTTGGTTGTTTTAGTGATGGCGTTACCATTCATGCTGCCGATATACCACACAGGACGTCTGGTATCGTTTTAGACTATGGACTAAGTTTTCGCTTATGATTACCATCAAGAAAGGTTTGGATTTACCCATCACTGGTGAACCCTCCCGCGAGATATCTGAGCACAGACCTGCCCATGTGGCACTTATTGGCTATGATTATGTTGGCATGAAGCCGACGATGAATGTCAAAGAAGGCGATATCGTAGCAAAAGGTCAATCCGTTTTTGAAGACAAAAAACGGGCTGGCGTTATCTACACTGCGCCTGCTGCTGGTAAGGTCGTCGCAATTAAACGCGGTGAACGTCGTGTGTTTGAAAGTCTTGTAATTGCGGTCGACCCAAATGGTGCGGAAGTAGAATTTCAGCGCTACGACTCCCAGCAACTTGCTGACCTAGATTCTGAAGTCGTTGAAACCCAACTGCTTGCCTCTGGTGAATGGACGGCGTTCCGTACGCGTCCTTATAGCCGTGCTCCTGAAATCGGCGCTCGTCCTCACGCTATTTTCGTCACCGCCATGGATACCAATCCATTGGCATTTGACCCGATGTTGCTGATTAATGAGCAATTGCAAGCGTTCAATGACGGACTTGCCGTATTATCTACCCTCAGCCCAAAGACCTTTGTCTGCCACCATGGCAATAGTCAGTTGACGCCAGTTGCGAAAACTGCGGCTAATAATGTCACTGAATATCATAGCTTTGCGGGCAAACATCCTGCCGGTCTCGCAGGCACGCACATTCATTTCTTGCACCCTATCATGCGCGGTACAAGCGTCTGGACGATCGGTTATCAAGATGTGATTGCGATTGGCAAGCTATTTACTAGCGGGCGTTTATATACGCGTCGCTTATTAAGCTTAGCCGGTCCTGCTGTCAGTAATCCTCATGTTATCGCCACCGAACGCGGTGCTGATATTGCTGCCTTGACCAAAGGTAATTTGACGGCTGGCGAGAACCGTGTAATTTCAGGTTCAGTGCTGTCTGGGCGTCAAGTATTTGCCAACATTGCTTATCTTGGTCGCTTTGATAATCAAGTAAGCGTACTGGCAGAAGGTCGTGAGCGTCCAGCGTTCCATTTCTTTACACCAGGTGCAAACCGCTTCTCTAAACTGCCTATCTATATTTCGCAGTTCTTTGGTGGCAAAAAATATAACTTCACCACCACGAGCAATGGCTCACCTAGAGCGATGGTGCCAATCGGTGTCTATGAAGAAGTCATGCCACAAGACTATCTGCCAACCCAGCTATTGCGGGCTTTGATTGTCGAAGACATCGTCACTGCTGTAGATTTGGGCGTACTTGAATTGGACGAAGAAGATTTAGCATTATGCACCTTCGTATCTCCTGGCAAATATGAATTCGGCGATATTTTGCGTGATAACTTAACACGCATTGAGCTGGAGGGCTAACCACGATGAAATTTTTACACAATATGTTCGATCGTATGGAGCCGTCTTTTACTAAGGGTGGCAAACACACAAAATACTATGCCATCTTTGAGATGTTTGATACGTTTTTGCGTCAACCAGGCTCAACGACATACGCATCATCACACGTACGTGACGGTATTGACCTTAAGCGTATTATGATTACCGTGTGGTTATGTACGTTCCCAGCTATGTTTTGGGGTATGTACAATATCGGTCATCAAGCATTAACCGCGATTGCAACCCTTGGCTTGCAGCCTGAAGGCTGGCGTACCATTATCACCAGTATGGCAGGCTACAACCCAGACAGTATCTGGGCAAGCTTTGTCTACGGTGCCATGCAGTTCTTACCGATTTATCTTGTGACCTTTGGGGTTGGTATTCTCTGTGAGATTATCTTTGCTGTTGTCCGTGGTCATGAAGTCAACGAAGGTTTCTTTGTTACCTCTGTATTGTTTGCACTATGTCTACCACCAGATATTCCATTATGGCAAGTTGCCTTAGGTATTATCTTTGGTGTGGTTGTGGCAAAAGAAGTATTTGGCGGTACTGGTAAAAACTTCCTCAACCCTGCCCTATCAGGTCGTGCTTTCTTATACTTTGCTTATCCTGCTTATATGTCAGGCGACTCAGTATGGACAGCGGTTGATGGTTTTTCAGGTGCAACGCCACTTGGTCTTGCCGCGCTTGGCGTCGTTCCACAAGATTTTGTCGATGTTTACGGCAATGCCATCACGTGGAGTGATGCGTTCTTAGGCAACATGCAAGGCAGTATCGGTGAAGTATCAACATTGGCAATCCTCATGGGTGCTGCTGTCCTACTTTGGACACGCATTGCCTCATGGCGCATCATGGCAGGTTGTGTGGTCGGTCTGATTGCCACATCGCTGGTCTTTAATATGATTGGCTCTGAAGACAATATGATGATGAGCTTGCCGTTTTACTGGCACTTAGTGATCGGTGGTTTTGCCTTTGGTGCCGTATTTATGGCAACTGATCCAGTATCTGCCGCACATACCAATAAAGGGCGCTGGGCTTACGGTATCTTGATTGGTTTTATGACCGTATTGATTCGTGTCATCAACCCAGCTTTCCCAGAAGGCATCATGCTAGCCATTCTATTTGCTAACTTATTTGCCCCATTGTTTGACTACTTTGTCACTCAAGCAAATATCAAACGCCAAACAGCTCGGAGGGTTCGCTATGTCCAAGCCCAAAAGTAATAATGCAAAAACCATCAGTGTGGCGTTGACGCTATGCTTGGTGTGTTCTGTATTGGTCTCAGCTGCAGCTGTGGGTTTAAAGCCTGCGCAAGTAGAAAACGCACGTTTAGACCGTAATAAGAACATCTTGGTCGCAGCAGGTATGTTTGATCCTGCTGCTGACACCAATGAAGATGTGGCTACGCGTTTTGAAGATTTTGAGGTAAAAATCGTTGACCTTAATAAAGGCAATTACCTTGATGATGACGCACTTACCGCTGTTGGTATCCCTGATCGTAATGCGTACGATGCCAGTCAAGCAACTAAGAATAAAGCTTTAAGTGAAGACTTGGGCAGTAATGATCCTGCCGGTATCGGTCGTAAGCCTAAATATGCCAAAGTCTATGTCAAAAGCGATGACGCTGGCAAACCTGAAATGGTGGTTCTACCGATTCAGGGTTATGGACTATGGGGTACGATTTATGGTTTCTTAACGCTTGAAAGTGACATGAATACCATCAAAGGTATTAGCTTTTATGAGCATAAAGAAACCCCAGGTCTAGGCGCTCGTATCGAAGAGCCAGAGTGGCGTGCGATGTGGAGTGGCATTCACTCTTATGATGACAAAGGTGTCGTTGCTACTGGCGTGACAAAAGCCGGTAATCCGAAAGAGAACTGGGTTGACGGTATCAGTGGTGCAACCTTGACCAGTCGCGGCGTCAGCAACATGATTCAGTTTTGGCTTGGCGAGCAAGGTTACAAGCCTTACTTAGACCAGCTGCGTAAAGAGAGTGGCAAAACACTGGCAGATGCTGAAGTAAAAGCAAGTCAAAGCCCGTATAAAAAACTGGGTCAAAACTTACATCAAGAGCAGGCGCATCCCGTAACCGAACTGGTAGCAGTAGTACCAGCAGCACACGGCAAGGAGGCATAACATGGCTGATACAAAAAGTATTTTAACCTCGCCCATTTTTGACAATAACCCTATTGCTCTACAGATCTTAGGTATCTGTTCGGCATTGGCGGTAACGACCAGTGTGGCAAATGCATTGGTGATGAGCGTGGCATTGACTTTGGTCACAGCGTTTTCAAGCTTTTTTATCTCTATTATCCGTAAGCAAATCCCATCAAGCATTCGTATTATCGTGCAGATGACGATTATTGCTTCATTGGTTATTTTGGTTGATCAGATACTAAAAGCAGTCGCTTATGATGTCAGTAAAGGCTTGTCAGTATTCGTTGGTTTGATTATTACCAACTGTATCGTGATGGGACGTGCTGAAGCGTTTGCCATGAGCAATCCGCCTATACCCAGTTTCTTGGATGGTATCGGTAATGGTCTTGGTTATTCAACCGTACTACTATTTATCGCCAGTATCCGTGAGATTTTGGGTGCAGGCAGCTGGTTTGGTATCACCATTTTACAAACCGCGACCGATGGTGGCTGGTATGTACCAAATGGTCTATTGCTACTACCGCCGTCAGCATTCTTTATCATTGCCCTGTTCATCGTGATTATCCGTACATGGAAACCTGATCAGGTCGAAGACGCTGAATTTGTAATGAAGCCGCAATCTAAAGGCATGGCTCAAGGGGGCGGTCACTAATGGGACATTATGTCAGTTTATTTATAACCTCGGTCTTTATCGAGAATATGGCACTGGCCTACTTCTTAGGCATGTGTACTTTTTTAGCTGTATCAAAAAAAGTCTCAACCGCTATCGGTCTTGGGGTGGCAGTGGTTGTCGTGATGGCAATTACCGTACCGCTAAATAACCTACTCTTCCAGTTCATCCTAAAAGATGGTGCGCTGGCATGGGCAGGCTTCCCTGATATTGACTTAAGCTTTTTGGGTCTGCTCAGTTATATTGGTTTGATTGCTGCCACCGTACAGATTTTAGAGATGTTCTTGGATAAGTTCGTCCCGAGTCTATATAACGCACTTGGTGTATTTTTGCCGCTTATCACCGTCAACTGTGCCATCTTAGGTGGCGTATTGTTTATGGTAGAACGTGATTATAACTTTGGTGAATCAGTGGTATACGGTGTTGGTGCAGGCTTTGGTTGGGCACTGGCTATTACCGCATTGGCAGGTATCCGTGAAAAGTTAAAATACTCAGACATTCCAGCGCCACTGCGCGGTCTTGGTATTACTTTTATCACGGTTGGTCTGATGTCACTTGGCTTTATGTCGTTTGGCGGTATGTCCATTTAAACCGTTAGGCTTAAAACCCTATTTAGCGATTTGACCTATTTAATTCATTTATTCGGTAGGGGTTCAGAAAAAACGCAATGACGTCTTTTCGTACCCCTACTCCATAGATTAAGGATACCTACCATGGATTATTTTACGGCGATTGGTGGCGTTGCTATGTTTACCTTGATCATCATGAGCTTTGTCGCCATTATTTTGGCGGCGCGCTCAAGACTGGTCAGTTCAGGCGATGTGACCATTCATATTAATGATAATCCCGATAATGACGTTGTAACACCCGCAGGCGGCAAATTGCTTCAAACACTGGCCAGCGAAGGTATTTTCTTATCTTCAGCCTGTGGTGGCGGTGGTACCTGTGCCCAGTGTCGTTGCCGTGTTATTGAGGGGGGCGGTTCTATCCTGCCCACCGAAGAAGGCTATTTTACTCAAGGTGAGATTCGCAATCATATGCGTCTTGCC
This window of the Psychrobacter arcticus 273-4 genome carries:
- the hisA gene encoding 1-(5-phosphoribosyl)-5-[(5-phosphoribosylamino)methylideneamino]imidazole-4-carboxamide isomerase → MCAVPVIIPAIDLKDGKCVRLKQGRMEDDTVFSDDPVAMAARWVKEGARRLHLVDLNGAFDGIPVHKQVVHDIAKAFPKLPIQLGGGVRNMQTIEQYITAGLTYIIIGTKAVEDPDFVAEACREFAGHIIVGIDAKDGMVATHGWANVTDTKATELAKRFADVGVSSIVYTDIARDGMMQGVNVEQTVNLAREGGLPVIASGGVTDMKDIELLKPYGNCIEGIITGRAIYEGTLDLGEAQLYLDGK
- a CDS encoding Na(+)-translocating NADH-quinone reductase subunit A, which codes for MITIKKGLDLPITGEPSREISEHRPAHVALIGYDYVGMKPTMNVKEGDIVAKGQSVFEDKKRAGVIYTAPAAGKVVAIKRGERRVFESLVIAVDPNGAEVEFQRYDSQQLADLDSEVVETQLLASGEWTAFRTRPYSRAPEIGARPHAIFVTAMDTNPLAFDPMLLINEQLQAFNDGLAVLSTLSPKTFVCHHGNSQLTPVAKTAANNVTEYHSFAGKHPAGLAGTHIHFLHPIMRGTSVWTIGYQDVIAIGKLFTSGRLYTRRLLSLAGPAVSNPHVIATERGADIAALTKGNLTAGENRVISGSVLSGRQVFANIAYLGRFDNQVSVLAEGRERPAFHFFTPGANRFSKLPIYISQFFGGKKYNFTTTSNGSPRAMVPIGVYEEVMPQDYLPTQLLRALIVEDIVTAVDLGVLELDEEDLALCTFVSPGKYEFGDILRDNLTRIELEG
- a CDS encoding NADH:ubiquinone reductase (Na(+)-transporting) subunit B, which produces MKFLHNMFDRMEPSFTKGGKHTKYYAIFEMFDTFLRQPGSTTYASSHVRDGIDLKRIMITVWLCTFPAMFWGMYNIGHQALTAIATLGLQPEGWRTIITSMAGYNPDSIWASFVYGAMQFLPIYLVTFGVGILCEIIFAVVRGHEVNEGFFVTSVLFALCLPPDIPLWQVALGIIFGVVVAKEVFGGTGKNFLNPALSGRAFLYFAYPAYMSGDSVWTAVDGFSGATPLGLAALGVVPQDFVDVYGNAITWSDAFLGNMQGSIGEVSTLAILMGAAVLLWTRIASWRIMAGCVVGLIATSLVFNMIGSEDNMMMSLPFYWHLVIGGFAFGAVFMATDPVSAAHTNKGRWAYGILIGFMTVLIRVINPAFPEGIMLAILFANLFAPLFDYFVTQANIKRQTARRVRYVQAQK
- a CDS encoding Na(+)-translocating NADH-quinone reductase subunit C; the encoded protein is MSKPKSNNAKTISVALTLCLVCSVLVSAAAVGLKPAQVENARLDRNKNILVAAGMFDPAADTNEDVATRFEDFEVKIVDLNKGNYLDDDALTAVGIPDRNAYDASQATKNKALSEDLGSNDPAGIGRKPKYAKVYVKSDDAGKPEMVVLPIQGYGLWGTIYGFLTLESDMNTIKGISFYEHKETPGLGARIEEPEWRAMWSGIHSYDDKGVVATGVTKAGNPKENWVDGISGATLTSRGVSNMIQFWLGEQGYKPYLDQLRKESGKTLADAEVKASQSPYKKLGQNLHQEQAHPVTELVAVVPAAHGKEA
- a CDS encoding NADH:ubiquinone reductase (Na(+)-transporting) subunit D, with product MADTKSILTSPIFDNNPIALQILGICSALAVTTSVANALVMSVALTLVTAFSSFFISIIRKQIPSSIRIIVQMTIIASLVILVDQILKAVAYDVSKGLSVFVGLIITNCIVMGRAEAFAMSNPPIPSFLDGIGNGLGYSTVLLFIASIREILGAGSWFGITILQTATDGGWYVPNGLLLLPPSAFFIIALFIVIIRTWKPDQVEDAEFVMKPQSKGMAQGGGH
- the nqrE gene encoding NADH:ubiquinone reductase (Na(+)-transporting) subunit E, which encodes MGHYVSLFITSVFIENMALAYFLGMCTFLAVSKKVSTAIGLGVAVVVVMAITVPLNNLLFQFILKDGALAWAGFPDIDLSFLGLLSYIGLIAATVQILEMFLDKFVPSLYNALGVFLPLITVNCAILGGVLFMVERDYNFGESVVYGVGAGFGWALAITALAGIREKLKYSDIPAPLRGLGITFITVGLMSLGFMSFGGMSI